A single window of Penaeus chinensis breed Huanghai No. 1 chromosome 9, ASM1920278v2, whole genome shotgun sequence DNA harbors:
- the LOC125028899 gene encoding mitochondrial potassium channel ATP-binding subunit-like isoform X1, producing MSLLTWAARATRSPLCIRQGFPSWSAGNPGSHMRISQWKTVKLPKQLSKVVARSVHVARTETTSHTEKFSLTVLLRLGLGGGTLIGIKGLLTPVTADCKASPPTPAVVAEIHDRLHGAGQAEEDKDPPFDWLYFWHLLKPQLHYFLAAMGSALIVSLANIQIPLLLGEIVNVVARFTGEHTEEGNSYIKEITDPTLKIIKFYVAQAIFTFSYIAFLTRMGERMADDLRQQLFAALMKQDISFYDQHKTGELVNRLTADVQDFKSSFKMCISQGLRSVTQIIGCGVSLYSISPQMTGLTAVTVPVIIGIGTGLGSLLRALSREAQHQVARATGVADECLGNMRTVRAFAMEDSEETLYAREVDKSRQLNEDLGLGIGLFQAGSNLFLNGIVLGTLYMGGSLLATNQLKPGDLMSFLVAAQTIQRSLAQLSILFGTYVRGISAGARVFEYIKLQPSIPLKGGKIIPYHTLMGNIEFRNVSFAYPTRPDQEVLRNFSLRIPAGRVVALVGSSGGGKSTVAQLLERFYDVKEGSITIDGEDIRCLNPTWLRGRIIGFINQEPVLFATSVMENIRYGRPDATDEEVIEAAKTANAHAFIEAFPRGYNTRVGERGVTVSGGQKQRIAIARALLKNPTILVLDEATSALDAESEAVVQEALETCIQGRTVLIIAHRLSTIQNADVIAVMSHGKLAEIGTHEGLKKLGGIYADLIRQQQREEETPQKSWGFV from the exons ATGAGTCTTTTAACATGGGCAGCTCGGGCCACCAGGTCACCACTATGTATCAGACAGGG ATTCCCATCTTGGTCAGCTGGCAATCCTGGATCACATATGCGTATATCTCAGTGGAAGACAGTGAAATTGCCAAAACAGCTGAGCAAA GTTGTGGCTCGCTCTGTGCATGTGGCAAGAACTGAAACCACTTCACACACAGAAAAATTCTCCTTGACAGTTTTGCTGAGGCTAGGGTTAGGAGGAGGAACACTGATTGGTATAAAG ggACTTCTGACTCCTGTAACAGCTGATTGCAAGGCAAGTCCCCCAACCCCAGCTGTAGTTGCAGAGATACATGATAGGTTACATGGAGCAGGCCAAGCTGAGGAGGATAAGGATCCACCCTTCGACTGGCTTTACTTTTGGCACCTGTTAAAGCCTCAGTTGCACTACTTCTTGGCTGCTATGGGG AGTGCCCTCATAGTTTCCTTGGCCAACATACAAATACCACTGCTATTGGGAGAGATTGTAAATGTTGTGGCAAGATTCACAGGAGAGCACACAGAAGAAGGAAATAGTTACATCAAGGAGATCACTGATCCTACcctgaaaattataaaattttatgttGCTCAG GCAATCTTTACCTTCTCGTACATAGCTTTTCTGACACGAATGGGTGAGCGCATGGCAGATGACCTAAGACAGCAACTCTTTGCTGCTCTGATGAAGCAAGACATTTCTTTCTATGACCAACACAAGACGGGAGAGTTAGTTAACAG GTTGACAGCAGATGTACAAGATTTCAAGAGTTCATTCAAGATGTGTATATCACAAGGGCTCCGTAGTGTCACGCAG ATCATTGGTTGTGGTGTTTCACTTTATTCTATATCACCCCAAATGACTGGACTAACTGCAGTGACAGTGCCAGTAATAATTGGAATTGGCACTGGTCTTGGCAGTCTGTTGCGTGCACTCTCTCGTGAAGCACAACACCAG GTTGCAAGAGCTACAGGAGTTGCAGATGAATGTCTAGGCAACATGCGAACAGTGAGAGCATTTGCCATGGAGGATTCAGAGGAGACTCTCTATGCAAGGGAGGTTGACAAATCAAGACAACTGAATGAAGATCTAGGCCTTGGCATAGGTCTGTTTCAG GCTGGCTCAAACTTATTTCTGAATGGCATAGTACTGGGGACCTTGTACATGGGAGGTTCTCTGCTTGCCACTAATCAGCTGAAGCCAGGTGACCTCATGTCCTTCCTTGTTGCTGCCCAAACCATCCAGCGCTCGCTTGCTCAGCTTAGCATTCTCTTTGGCACATATGTCCGCGGCATTAGTGCTGGCGCGCGTGTATTTGAG TATATCAAGTTGCAACCTTCCATCCCTCTGAAAGGTGGAAAGATCATTCCCTACCATACACTGATGGGCAATATTGAATTCAGAAATGTGTCCTTTGCTTATCCAACAAGACCAGATCAG GAGGTGCTGAGAAATTTTAGCCTACGGATTCCAGCTGGCCGAGTGGTGGCTTTGGTAGGAAGCTCTGGGGGAGGCAAATCTACCGTGGCACAGCTTCTGGAAAG ATTCTATGATGTAAAGGAAGGCTCCATCACCATAGATGGAGAGGATATTCGCTGCCTTAACCCCACTTGGCTTCGTGGCCGCATCATTGGCTTCATCAATCAGGAGCCAGTGTTGTTTGCTACATCCGTTATGGAAAATATACGATATGGCCGTCCtgatgctactgatgaagag GTCATAGAAGCAGCCAAAACAGCAAATGCTCACGCCTTCATTGAAGCATTTCCAAGAGGCTACAATACAAGGGTTGGAGAACGGGGTGTTACAGTGTCTGGAGGGCAGAAGCAGCGCATTGCCATTGCTCGTGCTCTGCTCAAGAATCCAACCATTCTTGTCCTAGATGAAGCAACAAG TGCACTTGATGCAGAATCAGAGGCAGTGGTTCAAGAAGCCTTAGAAACCTGCATTCAGGGCCGCACAGTTCTGATTATTGCCCACCGTCTGTCTACCATTCAGAATGCTGATGTTATTGCTGTCATGTCCCATGGAAAGCTAGCTGAG ATTGGTACTCATGAAGGTCTGAAGAAATTAGGAGGTATCTATGCGGACTTGATACGTCAGcagcaaagagaagaggaaactcCACAGAAATCTTGGGGCTTTGTATAA
- the LOC125028899 gene encoding mitochondrial potassium channel ATP-binding subunit-like isoform X2 produces the protein MSLLTWAARATRSPLCIRQGFPSWSAGNPGSHMRISQWKTVKLPKQLSKVVARSVHVARTETTSHTEKFSLTVLLRLGLGGGTLIGIKGLLTPVTADCKASPPTPAVVAEIHDRLHGAGQAEEDKDPPFDWLYFWHLLKPQLHYFLAAMGSALIVSLANIQIPLLLGEIVNVVARFTGEHTEEGNSYIKEITDPTLKIIKFYVAQAIFTFSYIAFLTRMGERMADDLRQQLFAALMKQDISFYDQHKTGELVNRLTADVQDFKSSFKMCISQGLRSVTQIIGCGVSLYSISPQMTGLTAVTVPVIIGIGTGLGSLLRALSREAQHQVARATGVADECLGNMRTVRAFAMEDSEETLYAREVDKSRQLNEDLGLGIGLFQYIKLQPSIPLKGGKIIPYHTLMGNIEFRNVSFAYPTRPDQEVLRNFSLRIPAGRVVALVGSSGGGKSTVAQLLERFYDVKEGSITIDGEDIRCLNPTWLRGRIIGFINQEPVLFATSVMENIRYGRPDATDEEVIEAAKTANAHAFIEAFPRGYNTRVGERGVTVSGGQKQRIAIARALLKNPTILVLDEATSALDAESEAVVQEALETCIQGRTVLIIAHRLSTIQNADVIAVMSHGKLAEIGTHEGLKKLGGIYADLIRQQQREEETPQKSWGFV, from the exons ATGAGTCTTTTAACATGGGCAGCTCGGGCCACCAGGTCACCACTATGTATCAGACAGGG ATTCCCATCTTGGTCAGCTGGCAATCCTGGATCACATATGCGTATATCTCAGTGGAAGACAGTGAAATTGCCAAAACAGCTGAGCAAA GTTGTGGCTCGCTCTGTGCATGTGGCAAGAACTGAAACCACTTCACACACAGAAAAATTCTCCTTGACAGTTTTGCTGAGGCTAGGGTTAGGAGGAGGAACACTGATTGGTATAAAG ggACTTCTGACTCCTGTAACAGCTGATTGCAAGGCAAGTCCCCCAACCCCAGCTGTAGTTGCAGAGATACATGATAGGTTACATGGAGCAGGCCAAGCTGAGGAGGATAAGGATCCACCCTTCGACTGGCTTTACTTTTGGCACCTGTTAAAGCCTCAGTTGCACTACTTCTTGGCTGCTATGGGG AGTGCCCTCATAGTTTCCTTGGCCAACATACAAATACCACTGCTATTGGGAGAGATTGTAAATGTTGTGGCAAGATTCACAGGAGAGCACACAGAAGAAGGAAATAGTTACATCAAGGAGATCACTGATCCTACcctgaaaattataaaattttatgttGCTCAG GCAATCTTTACCTTCTCGTACATAGCTTTTCTGACACGAATGGGTGAGCGCATGGCAGATGACCTAAGACAGCAACTCTTTGCTGCTCTGATGAAGCAAGACATTTCTTTCTATGACCAACACAAGACGGGAGAGTTAGTTAACAG GTTGACAGCAGATGTACAAGATTTCAAGAGTTCATTCAAGATGTGTATATCACAAGGGCTCCGTAGTGTCACGCAG ATCATTGGTTGTGGTGTTTCACTTTATTCTATATCACCCCAAATGACTGGACTAACTGCAGTGACAGTGCCAGTAATAATTGGAATTGGCACTGGTCTTGGCAGTCTGTTGCGTGCACTCTCTCGTGAAGCACAACACCAG GTTGCAAGAGCTACAGGAGTTGCAGATGAATGTCTAGGCAACATGCGAACAGTGAGAGCATTTGCCATGGAGGATTCAGAGGAGACTCTCTATGCAAGGGAGGTTGACAAATCAAGACAACTGAATGAAGATCTAGGCCTTGGCATAGGTCTGTTTCAG TATATCAAGTTGCAACCTTCCATCCCTCTGAAAGGTGGAAAGATCATTCCCTACCATACACTGATGGGCAATATTGAATTCAGAAATGTGTCCTTTGCTTATCCAACAAGACCAGATCAG GAGGTGCTGAGAAATTTTAGCCTACGGATTCCAGCTGGCCGAGTGGTGGCTTTGGTAGGAAGCTCTGGGGGAGGCAAATCTACCGTGGCACAGCTTCTGGAAAG ATTCTATGATGTAAAGGAAGGCTCCATCACCATAGATGGAGAGGATATTCGCTGCCTTAACCCCACTTGGCTTCGTGGCCGCATCATTGGCTTCATCAATCAGGAGCCAGTGTTGTTTGCTACATCCGTTATGGAAAATATACGATATGGCCGTCCtgatgctactgatgaagag GTCATAGAAGCAGCCAAAACAGCAAATGCTCACGCCTTCATTGAAGCATTTCCAAGAGGCTACAATACAAGGGTTGGAGAACGGGGTGTTACAGTGTCTGGAGGGCAGAAGCAGCGCATTGCCATTGCTCGTGCTCTGCTCAAGAATCCAACCATTCTTGTCCTAGATGAAGCAACAAG TGCACTTGATGCAGAATCAGAGGCAGTGGTTCAAGAAGCCTTAGAAACCTGCATTCAGGGCCGCACAGTTCTGATTATTGCCCACCGTCTGTCTACCATTCAGAATGCTGATGTTATTGCTGTCATGTCCCATGGAAAGCTAGCTGAG ATTGGTACTCATGAAGGTCTGAAGAAATTAGGAGGTATCTATGCGGACTTGATACGTCAGcagcaaagagaagaggaaactcCACAGAAATCTTGGGGCTTTGTATAA